In Zobellia roscoffensis, the following are encoded in one genomic region:
- a CDS encoding alpha-L-fucosidase produces the protein MRIIRTTLLALLCCLQVTAQTPETSSKQYGQLLQDFVDMRFGMFICYNIMSYGASWGEENYDISTFNPKNLNTDQWADAAVSAKMKFGLLTTKHHEGFCLWDSEVTDYDVASTPYKKDIVKQYVESFRKKGLKVGLYYSIWDSTHSIDKDKIGPPEMDFIKTQITELLTNYGKIDYLVIDGWFWRMGHHEVPFTEIRELIRKIQPDCLLTDHTHLQAPYQLDIPYFEGPFGAFPDENNQMASALGHCNFKGNGWFWGPETPNGMLKEESAEKLVSKLETLESRYCNFMLNCMPNREGLLDSAFISLLSDIGKKWSPNESRIDLPSKKHLIFSAPIVTATASSGKASHLIDATQYKTDFKHWVSDASSIQTLTFDLGRPKNINIITLVPNHKSKPAPETALSEGNILECKTYISNDNKEFLLVSTDSWPTNSKYRSIDFKASKARYIKIEILKWNGINAIIAEVEIGNSTHQMN, from the coding sequence ATGAGAATCATTCGTACCACTTTATTAGCACTGCTCTGTTGTTTGCAAGTCACCGCCCAAACACCTGAAACATCATCAAAACAATATGGCCAACTATTGCAAGATTTTGTTGATATGCGCTTTGGTATGTTCATATGTTACAACATCATGTCTTACGGGGCAAGTTGGGGCGAAGAAAACTATGATATTTCTACTTTCAATCCAAAGAACCTGAATACGGACCAGTGGGCAGATGCTGCCGTTTCAGCGAAAATGAAATTTGGCCTGCTGACGACAAAACACCACGAGGGCTTTTGTTTATGGGATAGTGAGGTTACCGATTATGATGTTGCTTCTACTCCATACAAAAAGGACATCGTAAAGCAATATGTTGAGTCTTTCAGGAAAAAAGGACTGAAAGTAGGCCTCTATTATTCCATTTGGGACAGCACACATAGTATCGATAAAGATAAAATCGGACCTCCGGAAATGGACTTTATAAAAACCCAGATTACCGAACTGCTGACCAACTATGGTAAAATAGATTATTTAGTTATAGATGGCTGGTTTTGGCGGATGGGCCATCATGAAGTACCCTTCACTGAAATTCGTGAATTGATTAGAAAGATACAGCCCGATTGTTTATTGACGGACCATACCCATTTACAGGCCCCTTATCAATTGGATATTCCTTATTTTGAAGGTCCCTTTGGAGCTTTTCCCGATGAGAACAACCAAATGGCTTCGGCATTAGGGCATTGCAACTTTAAAGGAAACGGATGGTTCTGGGGTCCTGAAACCCCAAACGGTATGTTAAAAGAAGAAAGTGCCGAAAAGCTAGTTTCAAAATTGGAAACGCTAGAAAGCAGGTATTGTAATTTTATGCTTAATTGCATGCCCAACAGAGAGGGTCTTTTAGATTCTGCGTTTATCTCGCTTTTAAGCGACATTGGTAAAAAATGGTCTCCCAATGAATCCAGAATAGACCTCCCATCAAAAAAACATCTCATTTTCTCGGCGCCTATTGTAACGGCCACTGCATCCAGTGGCAAGGCTTCCCATTTAATAGATGCTACCCAATACAAAACCGATTTTAAACACTGGGTTTCCGATGCTTCTTCAATTCAGACCCTAACTTTTGATTTGGGCCGTCCCAAAAATATAAACATCATCACCTTAGTGCCCAACCACAAGAGCAAACCAGCTCCGGAAACGGCCCTTTCGGAAGGAAATATTTTAGAATGCAAGACCTACATCAGCAATGATAATAAAGAATTCCTGCTGGTATCTACGGATTCATGGCCAACGAATTCAAAATATAGAAGCATTGATTTTAAGGCCTCCAAAGCCCGATATATCAAAATTGAAATTTTAAAATGGAACGGTATAAATGCCATTATTGCCGAAGTAGAAATCGGAAATTCCACTCATCAAATGAATTAA